From a region of the Chitinophagales bacterium genome:
- a CDS encoding acetyl-CoA C-acyltransferase, protein MESAYIIDGIRTPIGSFAGALSSVRTDDLAALVIKALIARNENIPTAVIDDVIMGCANQAGEDNRNVARMSLLLAGLPHTVPGETVNRLCASGMSAVVHANRAVKSGDGAVFIAGGVENMSRGPWVISKTSKPFGNDAEMYDSSFGWRFINPLMKAMYGVDTMGATAENLASQYKITRHDQDQFAYWSQQKASIAQQQKRWETELLPVSVVQAKGQAGNFAQDEFMKPFTTQEGLAKLKPAFQKDNGTVTAGNSSGLNDGAAAMFIAADSAIKKYNLVPKARVVSSAVVGVEPRTMGIGPVGATQQALAKAGISLHNIGVIELNEAFAAQCLACIRLLGLQDNDPRININGGAIALGHPLGMSGARIVYHAAMELNRQRARYALATMCVGVGQGYAVVLERV, encoded by the coding sequence ATGGAATCAGCGTATATCATCGATGGAATCAGGACACCTATCGGAAGTTTTGCAGGCGCATTGTCTTCCGTACGCACGGATGACCTCGCAGCCCTTGTTATCAAAGCATTGATCGCACGCAATGAAAATATTCCTACAGCGGTGATTGATGATGTGATCATGGGATGTGCCAATCAGGCGGGCGAAGACAACAGGAATGTTGCACGGATGTCATTGCTGCTGGCAGGCCTGCCTCACACTGTTCCCGGAGAGACTGTGAACAGGTTGTGCGCTTCGGGCATGAGCGCGGTGGTGCATGCGAACCGTGCTGTTAAGAGCGGCGACGGCGCTGTATTCATTGCGGGTGGTGTGGAAAATATGTCGCGTGGTCCATGGGTAATTTCGAAAACAAGCAAACCATTTGGCAATGATGCGGAGATGTATGATAGCAGCTTTGGCTGGCGGTTTATTAATCCTTTGATGAAAGCGATGTATGGTGTTGATACCATGGGAGCTACAGCGGAAAACCTCGCATCGCAGTATAAGATTACGCGCCATGATCAGGATCAGTTTGCGTACTGGTCGCAACAGAAGGCTTCCATAGCACAGCAGCAAAAAAGATGGGAAACGGAATTATTGCCGGTATCTGTTGTGCAGGCGAAAGGACAGGCAGGCAATTTTGCTCAAGATGAATTTATGAAACCGTTTACCACGCAGGAAGGCCTGGCCAAATTGAAACCTGCGTTTCAGAAAGATAATGGAACGGTAACTGCAGGCAATTCATCCGGATTGAATGATGGTGCTGCTGCCATGTTCATTGCTGCTGATTCAGCTATAAAAAAATATAACCTTGTTCCTAAAGCAAGGGTTGTAAGCAGTGCTGTGGTAGGCGTGGAGCCGCGTACAATGGGTATCGGCCCGGTAGGTGCAACACAACAGGCACTTGCAAAAGCCGGCATCAGCCTGCATAATATCGGAGTAATTGAATTGAATGAAGCCTTTGCGGCGCAGTGTCTTGCATGCATCAGGCTGTTGGGGCTGCAAGACAATGATCCGCGTATTAATATCAATGGCGGTGCAATTGCGCTTGGACATCCTCTGGGAATGAGCGGTGCCCGTATAGTTTACCATGCAGCAATGGAGCTTAACCGGCAGCGTGCCCGTTATGCTTTAGCGACTATGTGTGTCGGTGTCGGGCAGGGATATGCAGTTGTACTCGAAAGAGTATAG
- the trmD gene encoding tRNA (guanosine(37)-N1)-methyltransferase TrmD produces the protein MRIDIITLHPELLQGPFAHSILKRATGKGLLEVELHNLRDYTIFSHKQVDDYQYGGGAGMVLMIEPVDRCLQQLKKERNYDEVIFMTPDGVLFDQPTANRLSLLKNIIILCGHYKGIDQRIRDHLITREISIGDYVLSGGELAAAVVVDAIGRLIPGVLNDESSALFDSFQDRLLAPPVYTRPEEYNGWRVPDILLSGDQQKIDNWRHELALERTRIRRPDLLQ, from the coding sequence ATGCGTATTGACATTATCACACTGCACCCCGAATTATTACAAGGCCCGTTTGCGCATTCGATACTGAAACGCGCCACAGGCAAAGGTTTACTGGAAGTGGAGTTGCATAACCTGCGCGACTATACAATTTTCAGCCACAAACAGGTAGATGACTACCAATACGGCGGTGGTGCCGGCATGGTGCTCATGATTGAACCCGTTGACCGCTGCCTTCAGCAATTAAAAAAAGAACGGAACTATGATGAAGTGATTTTCATGACACCAGACGGCGTACTTTTTGATCAGCCTACCGCTAACCGATTGTCGCTGCTTAAAAATATTATTATTCTCTGCGGCCATTACAAAGGCATTGATCAGCGTATCCGTGATCATCTGATCACAAGGGAAATCTCCATCGGCGATTATGTGCTCAGCGGTGGTGAATTGGCAGCAGCGGTGGTGGTAGATGCCATTGGCAGGCTTATTCCCGGCGTATTAAATGATGAGTCCTCTGCCCTCTTCGATTCCTTTCAGGACAGACTGCTCGCACCACCGGTTTACACCAGGCCGGAAGAATACAATGGATGGAGAGTTCCGGACATCCTGCTATCCGGTGATCAGCAAAAAATTGACAACTGGAGGCATGAACTTGCACTGGAAAGAACCCGTATCCGCCGGCCTGATCTGCTGCAGTGA
- a CDS encoding DUF1573 domain-containing protein translates to MAADSANEDVAILTFETTEHDFGKIKEGDKVTYDFHFTNTGKTPLLISAVKASCGCTTPEWPKEPVQPGASEKIKVQYDSKGREGEFSKGIVVTANTYPNTMTIKISGVVFK, encoded by the coding sequence ATGGCAGCAGATTCTGCCAATGAAGATGTTGCCATATTAACCTTTGAAACAACAGAGCATGATTTCGGAAAAATAAAAGAAGGTGATAAGGTCACTTACGATTTCCATTTTACCAATACTGGCAAAACACCATTGCTGATCTCGGCCGTTAAAGCCTCTTGCGGATGCACTACGCCTGAATGGCCCAAGGAACCGGTGCAGCCGGGTGCCTCTGAGAAAATTAAAGTACAATACGACAGCAAAGGCCGTGAAGGTGAATTCAGCAAAGGCATTGTGGTAACCGCCAATACGTATCCAAATACAATGACGATAAAAATATCGGGGGTGGTATTCAAATAA
- the yajC gene encoding preprotein translocase subunit YajC, which yields MSQPSGSSSGAGYMNLVLLVAVFAVMYFFMIRPQSKKAKDQRIFLENLQKGDKIVTVAGIHGRIAKVNDNGTLEVEVDTNTKVVMERSGISMEYTKAMQSPATNQK from the coding sequence ATGTCACAGCCATCCGGTTCAAGCAGCGGAGCCGGATATATGAATTTAGTTTTGCTTGTTGCAGTATTTGCTGTAATGTATTTCTTTATGATTCGCCCGCAATCCAAAAAAGCGAAGGATCAGCGTATTTTCCTGGAGAACCTGCAAAAAGGCGATAAGATTGTTACGGTGGCCGGCATTCATGGCAGAATAGCAAAAGTGAATGACAACGGAACGCTTGAAGTGGAAGTAGATACCAATACCAAGGTAGTGATGGAACGTAGCGGCATTTCCATGGAATACACAAAAGCCATGCAGTCACCTGCAACGAATCAGAAGTAA
- the coaE gene encoding dephospho-CoA kinase (Dephospho-CoA kinase (CoaE) performs the final step in coenzyme A biosynthesis.), protein MLRIGITGGIGTGKSTVCRIFELLGIPVFYADQEARRLLEEDATVIEAVKNIFGDSIYEDGKLRKKQVADIVFHDTVKLAQLNAISHPAVRLSFESWALQQINAPYVLKEAALIYETGGDALLDAVIAVTAPEALRIDRIVKRDQVPEKDIRARMLHQWPEEDKIRRSAFVISNDEQLPVIPQVLAIHKMLLQRPTIP, encoded by the coding sequence ATGTTAAGAATCGGCATTACCGGTGGCATCGGAACAGGAAAATCCACGGTCTGCAGAATTTTTGAACTGCTGGGCATCCCTGTTTTTTATGCTGATCAGGAAGCAAGAAGGTTGCTGGAAGAAGATGCGACCGTGATAGAGGCGGTAAAAAATATTTTTGGCGATTCAATTTATGAAGACGGCAAACTCCGCAAGAAGCAAGTGGCTGATATTGTCTTTCATGATACCGTGAAGCTGGCTCAATTGAATGCCATCTCGCATCCCGCTGTTCGGCTAAGCTTTGAATCCTGGGCATTGCAGCAGATCAATGCACCTTACGTTCTTAAAGAAGCGGCCCTCATCTATGAAACAGGCGGCGATGCCTTGCTGGATGCTGTTATTGCAGTGACGGCACCCGAGGCGCTGCGGATAGACCGTATCGTGAAGAGGGACCAAGTGCCTGAAAAAGATATCCGTGCCCGGATGCTTCATCAATGGCCGGAAGAAGATAAAATCAGACGCTCGGCATTTGTTATCAGCAATGATGAACAATTGCCGGTGATTCCACAAGTACTGGCAATACATAAAATGCTGTTGCAACGGCCAACGATTCCTTAA
- a CDS encoding ABC transporter substrate-binding protein: MKRYITYFFILVFASCSNPQVKEKKLPPVVAFLDAFEDETIALAKQGFFAALAENGFSKDSGTIRVIYRNAQGDIPTLTQSVDYFIAEKADLIAANATLATITAAQKTKDIPVCMMVAPTPQMAGLTDNAGHPPANLFGVFETLLYIDTSVSVIRQVLPGAKTIGTVFNQAEPQSRAALAEITSECNRLGLTLIALPVNNSSETQLVISSLLSKKIDAFFAMPDNTIFASFETIVKSCNDQKIPVFTSEAGLVKRGAIAAYGADLYQWGYQAGEQAVQFLKQGNLDGIQPELLKVRKRIYNAAVAKQFNITFPSSFQPL, from the coding sequence ATGAAGAGATACATCACTTATTTTTTCATCCTCGTTTTTGCTTCGTGCAGCAACCCACAGGTGAAAGAGAAGAAGTTGCCGCCGGTCGTTGCGTTTCTTGATGCATTTGAAGATGAAACAATAGCCCTTGCCAAACAAGGTTTCTTTGCTGCATTGGCGGAAAACGGTTTTAGCAAAGACAGCGGCACGATCAGGGTTATTTACCGCAATGCGCAGGGTGATATTCCGACCCTGACACAATCCGTTGACTATTTCATTGCTGAAAAAGCAGACCTGATTGCAGCCAATGCAACACTGGCAACAATTACTGCAGCGCAAAAGACAAAGGATATTCCGGTGTGCATGATGGTGGCGCCTACTCCTCAGATGGCTGGCCTGACAGACAATGCCGGTCATCCACCCGCCAACCTTTTCGGCGTCTTTGAGACACTGCTCTATATTGACACATCTGTCAGTGTTATCCGGCAAGTGCTGCCCGGAGCAAAAACCATCGGGACTGTGTTCAATCAGGCTGAGCCACAATCGCGTGCCGCGCTGGCCGAGATTACAAGTGAGTGCAATCGTCTCGGGCTGACATTAATTGCCTTGCCGGTAAATAATTCTTCCGAAACACAATTAGTGATCAGCTCACTGCTCAGTAAAAAAATAGATGCCTTTTTTGCAATGCCGGACAATACCATTTTTGCGTCATTCGAGACGATTGTCAAAAGCTGTAATGATCAGAAGATTCCGGTTTTTACCAGTGAAGCGGGGTTAGTGAAAAGAGGTGCCATCGCTGCTTACGGGGCAGATTTATATCAATGGGGTTACCAGGCCGGCGAACAAGCCGTTCAATTTCTGAAGCAGGGCAACCTCGACGGTATTCAGCCTGAGCTATTAAAAGTCAGGAAGCGCATCTATAATGCCGCTGTGGCAAAGCAGTTCAACATCACCTTCCCCTCATCATTTCAGCCATTGTAA
- a CDS encoding ABC transporter permease, translating into MDFYLSALLLGLAYCGMGLGIYITLRIFNIPDITTDGSYTLGAAVTASLLTAHWPVPLVLIVTLMSGAIAGFATGMIHTRMKINPLLAGILVMTALYSVNLSVMGRSNIPLINTGSVLQYVQLSSSTNNNWLITLLMFSVCAWLLIAWLLKTDFGLAMRATGNSETMIRALGVNTSNMKVLGLMMANALTALSGFLVCQFQQFADINMGIGIVIFGLGAVMMGESLLGFLNVQSIPIRLAGVILGCIAFRMIIGLALTLGINPNWLKLVTALIVLLVVGLPNLKTKHKT; encoded by the coding sequence ATGGATTTTTATCTCTCCGCCTTACTGCTGGGATTAGCATATTGTGGAATGGGACTCGGAATTTACATCACACTTCGCATATTCAACATTCCTGACATCACCACCGACGGCAGCTACACTTTAGGAGCAGCGGTGACGGCAAGTTTACTTACAGCTCATTGGCCTGTTCCGTTAGTATTAATTGTTACACTGATGTCGGGGGCAATAGCCGGCTTTGCAACAGGCATGATTCACACAAGGATGAAAATTAACCCGCTGCTGGCAGGTATCCTGGTAATGACTGCATTGTATTCTGTCAACTTATCCGTGATGGGCCGATCGAACATTCCATTAATCAATACAGGCAGCGTTTTACAGTATGTTCAATTGTCCTCTTCTACCAATAACAACTGGCTGATTACCCTGTTGATGTTTTCAGTTTGTGCGTGGCTCCTGATTGCATGGTTGCTGAAAACAGATTTCGGCCTGGCGATGCGAGCCACTGGCAACAGCGAGACTATGATCCGTGCATTGGGTGTAAATACTTCGAACATGAAAGTGCTTGGGTTGATGATGGCCAATGCGCTGACAGCACTCAGCGGATTCCTGGTTTGCCAGTTTCAGCAATTTGCGGATATCAATATGGGAATCGGCATTGTTATTTTCGGCTTGGGTGCAGTGATGATGGGGGAATCATTACTTGGTTTCCTGAACGTGCAATCCATTCCCATCCGGCTGGCTGGCGTCATACTCGGCTGCATTGCATTCCGGATGATCATCGGACTGGCATTGACACTCGGTATTAATCCTAATTGGCTAAAACTGGTAACTGCATTGATAGTACTGCTTGTAGTCGGGTTACCAAACCTGAAAACAAAACATAAGACATGA
- a CDS encoding ATP-binding cassette domain-containing protein → MLQLEHITKYFHRGAPNEVVALDDLSLTIRDAAFVMVIGSNGSGKSTLLNLIAGTSLPDHGSIAIDGKNVTHQKDFMRSRYIARVFQDPMAGTAPELTILDNFRLAALRTKSKTFRTGVTSAFRKKVQERLSILNLGLEDKTETLVGKLSGGQRQALTLLMSVMDDAKILLLDEPTAALDPRSSENIMHIAANLIQELKLCTILITHNMQYAVKYGSRLLMMQQGKIVQDISGAEKQALDTARLYAWFDNAAKV, encoded by the coding sequence ATGCTTCAACTTGAGCACATCACAAAGTACTTTCACAGGGGCGCACCGAATGAGGTGGTGGCACTGGATGATCTTTCGCTGACCATCAGGGATGCAGCATTTGTGATGGTGATTGGAAGCAACGGATCCGGCAAGTCCACACTGCTCAACCTTATTGCCGGCACCAGTTTGCCTGATCATGGTTCAATAGCGATCGACGGTAAAAATGTCACCCATCAAAAGGATTTTATGCGCAGCAGATACATTGCGCGCGTGTTCCAGGATCCGATGGCGGGCACAGCACCTGAACTAACAATACTTGATAATTTCAGGCTGGCTGCCTTACGTACAAAATCAAAAACATTCCGGACAGGCGTAACATCAGCATTCAGAAAAAAGGTGCAGGAACGATTGTCAATACTCAATCTCGGACTGGAAGATAAAACGGAAACGCTGGTCGGAAAACTTTCCGGCGGTCAACGACAGGCGTTGACTTTATTAATGTCGGTGATGGATGATGCAAAAATTCTGTTGTTGGATGAGCCGACGGCCGCATTGGATCCCAGGTCATCGGAAAACATTATGCATATTGCTGCTAATTTGATACAGGAGTTAAAACTTTGCACCATCCTCATAACACATAACATGCAATATGCCGTAAAGTATGGTTCACGCCTGCTGATGATGCAACAGGGGAAAATAGTACAAGACATTTCCGGTGCAGAAAAACAGGCACTCGATACTGCAAGATTATATGCCTGGTTCGACAATGCTGCAAAGGTATAG
- a CDS encoding YciI family protein, which translates to MKRVIIIIFLSICGNIVYGQSPEAKDGEMKTYYMVLLKKGPDRMQDSSTVARIQEGHMAHLHKMADAGKMNIAGPLMEDGDIRGICIYNTASLEEARQLAEEDPAVRSGRLLVEIHPWYAMKGTCLR; encoded by the coding sequence ATGAAAAGGGTTATCATCATCATTTTTCTGAGCATTTGCGGTAACATAGTTTATGGACAATCGCCGGAGGCTAAAGACGGCGAAATGAAAACATATTACATGGTGCTGCTCAAAAAAGGCCCTGACCGTATGCAGGATTCTTCCACTGTTGCGCGGATTCAGGAAGGCCATATGGCGCACCTGCATAAAATGGCTGATGCAGGAAAAATGAATATAGCAGGTCCGTTAATGGAAGATGGTGACATACGCGGAATATGTATCTATAACACCGCTTCATTAGAAGAAGCACGACAGTTGGCTGAAGAAGACCCGGCCGTGCGCTCGGGTAGGCTGTTGGTGGAAATTCATCCATGGTATGCCATGAAGGGAACATGCCTCCGTTAA